One part of the Syngnathus acus chromosome 17, fSynAcu1.2, whole genome shotgun sequence genome encodes these proteins:
- the fndc7a gene encoding fibronectin type III domain-containing protein 7, producing MATWLMVLKLFLTISQTSLSLIPPEVTFSIFTVTSKSMTMQWTSYTGATSYKITATPKNSQNDSFFAQFSGDSNMGSVSSLSPNTVYAVQVQAMDDALNVLGSAKTEETTAPDVPGVVRAYSKHSDSITVEFAEVAGATGYNLRAVFQSGDFNSESVVSSSPATVVGLQPYTNYRLSVMSINSGGRSQPSRPIQVKTVVMAPELSTSSPDDDTILVTWSPVDYAILYTLCIIRQGSSTRLKVNTTDHNMTFGDLEAGTTYCIKGEAWDSEGRAGDDLTVCQITRPPRPDLVHIQVTLGGSLGIVVHWMLVRGAEDYLAWSTTGQNCTNTGSNHCSISPVGCGQNHSISVTAFNSAGPSSPSPPADYITYPCPPDNIWVEETQADNCSVMWDEIPVVEYYMVFIKRDDGTEKSCNTTGTSCHFLCVCGYTYLTSVFPYNQAGSSPFAHVQNYTTIPCCPEGVSLKSVSTETLKITWLPVKGSELYQTTAKQVDEVIHCNDTAPVCALSDLRCNGVYSVVVTACSELRGCNSTCPPHTHETAPCSPEIRTIMQFNQSSYKVQFTTPNTENTNYTIIAAGRYDKHTCHGRNTSCELTQLPCGSKYEVTAVATTTAGRSLPGYSEILETGPCCPTSMNVTQVTQAMTNVTWSTGRGARSYTATLTSSHGHAKCHTTDIHCLMGCISCGTNYSVNLEAISSSGHTSECKYHGFSSSACCPTNVKLYRWANNSLRVYWHSTWTPQQHTVELYGTAANYTCLADDNSKFCDIQEESCGDVYTVVAAPVGPGGVKVNFCQQRTYSVPCPGFNGGIVISRGRRSIK from the exons ATGGCAACATGGCTGATGGTGCTGAAACTCTTTTTGACCATCTCACAG ACGTCATTATCTCTGATTCCTCCAGAAGTCACTTTCTCTATCTTTACGGTCACATCCAAAAGTATGACCATGCAGTGGACAAGCTATACCGGCGCCACCTCCTACAAGATAACAGCGACGCCCAAAAACTCTCAAAACGACTCGTTTTTTGCTCAGTTCAGCGGCGACTCGAATATGGGCTCGGTCAGCTCTCTGTCGCCAAATACTGTGTACGCTGTGCAAGTCCAGGCCATGGATGATGCTCTCAATGTGCTGGGCAGTGCAAAAACTGAGGAGACAACAG CCCCTGACGTGCCCGGCGTTGTGCGGGCCTACTCCAAGCATAGCGACAGCATCACTGTGGAGTTTGCAGAAGTTGCCGGGGCAACCGGCTACAACCTGAGGGCAGTGTTTCAGAGCGGTGATTTCAACTCCGAAAGTGTAGTGAGCAGCTCCCCAGCCACCGTGGTTGGGCTTCAGCCCTATACCAACTACAGGCTGAGCGTCATGTCAATCAACTCGGGAGGGCGGAGCCAACCTTCACGCCCCATCCAGGTCAAGACAG TGGTTATGGCACCTGAGTTGAGCACCTCTTCCCCTGATGATGATACCATCCTGGTCACGTGGTCCCCAGTTGACTACGCCATCCTCTACACGCTTTGCATCATCCGGCAAGGCTCCAGCACACGCCTCAAGGTCAACACCACTGACCACAATATGACCTTTGGTGACCTTGAGGCTGGCACAACTTACTGCATCAAGGGCGAAGCGTGGGACTCTGAGGGTCGTGCCGGTGACGACCTCACTGTGTGCCAGATCACAC GTCCACCACGTCCAGATTTGGTCCACATCCAGGTGACACTGGGTGGGTCCCTCGGCATCGTCGTGCACTGGATGTTAGTGCGAGGAGCTGAGGACTACCTGGCTTGGAGCACGACTGGGCAAAACTGTACAAACACAGGCAGTAACCACTGTTCCATCAGTCCAGTGGGATGTGGTCAGAATCACTCCATCTCTGTCACCGCTTTCAACTCGGCTGGACCCAGTTCCCCGTCACCTCCAGCTGACTACATTACAT ACCCATGTCCCCCAGACAATATCTGGGTGGAGGAAACCCAAGCTGACAACTGCTCAGTCATGTGGGATGAGATACCAGTCGTGGAGTACTATATGGTTTTCATAAAGAGGGACGACGGTACCGAGAAGTCGTGCAACACCACTGGAACCAGCTGccacttcctgtgtgtgtgtggttataCCTACCTTACCAGCGTCTTCCCCTACAACCAGGCTGGCTCCAGTCCCTTCGCACATGTGCAGAACTACACCACCA TTCCATGCTGCCCGGAGGGTGTTTCTTTAAAGTCTGTTTCGACAGAGACCCTGAAGATCACGTGGTTACCAGTCAAAGGGTCAGAGCTTTACCAGACGACAGCAAAGCAGGTTGACGAGGTCATCCACTGTAATGACACGGCGCCGGTGTGCGCGCTGTCCGATTTGAGGTGCAATGGGGTTTATTCCGTGGTGGTCACGGCATGTAGCGAGCTACGAGGGTgcaacagcacttgcccgccaCACACGCACGAGACAG CTCCGTGTTCACCAGAGATTCGGACTATAATGCAATTCAACCAGTCCTCATACAAAGTCCAATTCACCACCCCAAATACCGAAAATACAAATTACACCATCATTGCCGCCGGGCGCTACGATAAACACACATGCCATGGAAGAAACACTTCCTGTGAGCTAACCCAGTTGCCCTGCGGTTCGAAGTACGAGGTCACAGCCGTGGCTACCACAACGGCGGGACGGAGTCTTCCCGGATACAGTGAAATTTTAGAAACAG GTCCTTGCTGCCCTACGTCTATGAATGTCACCCAGGTCACGCAGGCCATGACCAACGTGACCTGGTCAACCGGACGAGGAGCTCGCTCCTACACTGCGACGCTGACTTCGTCACACGGACACGCCAAGTGTCACACCACCGATATCCATTGCTTGATGGGATGTATCAGCTGCGGGACCAACTACAGCGTGAACCTGGAAGCTATCAGCAGCTCTGGACACACGTCCGAGTGCAAATATCACGGTTTCTCATCAA gTGCTTGTTGCCCGACCAATGTCAAACTGTATCGTTGGGCAAACAACTCCCTAAGGGTGTACTGGCACTCAACATGGACGCCCCAGCAGCACACGGTGGAGCTATACGGGACAGCTGCCAATTACACGTGCTTGGCGGATGACAACAGCAAATTCTGCGACATCCAGGAGGAAAGCTGCGGGGATGTCTACACGGTGGTGGCGGCGCCGGTTGGACCCGGTGGAGTCAAAGTCAACTTCTGTCAGCAGAGGACATATTCAG TTCCCTGCCCAGGATTTAACGGTGGCATTG TGATCTCTCGCGGAAGAAGAAGCATAAAATAA